From Nocardia sp. NBC_00416:
TGGCGGCGGCCAATTTCGGGCTCGACCGGCATCCCGATCATGCCGAGCGTTACGCCCGGGCCCGTGAATTCGTCGACGCGGTGACGGCGCTGTGGGACAGCTGGGAGGACGACGCGATCCTGCTGGACCGCGCGGCGGGCCGGTACGCGGACCCGGACAAGATCCACACCATCGATTTCGCGGGCGAGCATCTGCGGGTGCGCGGTCCGTTCAATGCGGCGCGCACACCTCAGGGCTATCCGGTGCTCGTCCAGGCGGGAGCCTCCAACGACGGCCGTGCGTTCGCCGGCCGGTATGCCGAGGCCATCTTCACCGCACATCAGCGGCTCAGCGACGCGCAGGCCTTCTACACCGATATCAAGCGCCGGGCACAGGGATTCGGCCGCGCGGCCGATCATGTGAAGATCCTGCCCGGGATCAGTCCGTTCATCGCCGGGACCGAGTCCGAGGCGAAGCAGCTGGAACGGGAGTTCAACGAGCTCACCGTGCCCGAGTACGGCATCAAGCAGCTCGAATCTCTGGCCCATGAATCGCTGCGGCATCTGGAACTCGACGAACCGGTGCCGGTCGAGTTGTTCGCCGACGCCGGCGATGTCACCGACAATGCCGCGAGCCGGCGCCAGGTCGTCGCCGGAATCGTGCAGCGGGAACGCCCGACTCTGCGCGGATTGCTGCACCGCTTGGCGGGCGCGCGCGGGCATCGGGTGTTCGCCGGCACGCCGGAACAGGTGGCCGACACCATCGAGGAATGGTTCCGCTCCGGCGCCGCCGACGGTTTCAACGTGATGCCGCCGTACTACCCCGGTGGTCTGGAGGTCTTCGCCGAGACGGTGGTGCCGATCCTGCGGCAGCGCGGGCTGTTCCGCACCGAGTACACCGGCACCACGCTGCGCGACCATTTCGGGCTGCCCACACCGGTGAGCCGTTTCGCGCCGCAGCCCGTGGCCGGGTAACGCCGCGGCTAGTTCGAACCGCCGCGGTCCGATAGTGCGGCTACCAGATCGGCCGCGGCGGCGGCGAGTTCGATCCGGGCGAACTGCGGCAGCTGGGCGGCGAGCTTTTCCGCGATCGCGGCACGGATATCGTTGCCCGCCGTCACGCCCTGCGCGGTCAGCGCGACCCGGCTGATTCTGCGGTCCTCCGGATCCGGCTGCCGCGCCACATATCCGCGACGTTCCAGCCGGTCCACCATGCCGGTGATGTTCGTCTTGTCGCAGCCGAGCGAACTCGCCAGCTCACCGAAGGTCGGCCGCTCGTCCTTCACCTGACAGAGCAGTGCGATCTGCTGCGCGGTGAGGCCGAAATCCCGGGCGATCGCGCCGTAGAACGCGTTCACCTCGCGATAGAGCCCGCCCAGGG
This genomic window contains:
- a CDS encoding MarR family winged helix-turn-helix transcriptional regulator, with protein sequence MAANDDNLVAALGGLYREVNAFYGAIARDFGLTAQQIALLCQVKDERPTFGELASSLGCDKTNITGMVDRLERRGYVARQPDPEDRRISRVALTAQGVTAGNDIRAAIAEKLAAQLPQFARIELAAAAADLVAALSDRGGSN
- a CDS encoding LLM class flavin-dependent oxidoreductase encodes the protein MTEPRRLSLNAFIYPAGHHEAAWRHPSSSPDRIYDVRYYQEIARTAEAATFDAVFFADGPALRTNVAYNAAPGLEPITLLTAIAAATTHLGLIATASTTYYEPYNLARLFSSLDHISGGRAGWNIVTTGTDLAAANFGLDRHPDHAERYARAREFVDAVTALWDSWEDDAILLDRAAGRYADPDKIHTIDFAGEHLRVRGPFNAARTPQGYPVLVQAGASNDGRAFAGRYAEAIFTAHQRLSDAQAFYTDIKRRAQGFGRAADHVKILPGISPFIAGTESEAKQLEREFNELTVPEYGIKQLESLAHESLRHLELDEPVPVELFADAGDVTDNAASRRQVVAGIVQRERPTLRGLLHRLAGARGHRVFAGTPEQVADTIEEWFRSGAADGFNVMPPYYPGGLEVFAETVVPILRQRGLFRTEYTGTTLRDHFGLPTPVSRFAPQPVAG